One region of Microbacterium sp. M28 genomic DNA includes:
- a CDS encoding GNAT family N-acetyltransferase has product METVVLTTDRLELRVPTASDVDAINEACQDPEIPRWTTVPSPYTREHAEDFVGSVAGGWAEEKDFVWAIRADGRLVGMIGLHHVNPDPAGTDAEIGFWVVSDARGKGYLTEAARTVIDWAFTDRGMVRLGWRAVAGNIPSARTARTLGFHYEGLQRQALTGPRGRDDGWFAGLLASDDRTPVDWPVLS; this is encoded by the coding sequence ATGGAAACCGTCGTTCTGACCACCGACCGCCTCGAGCTGCGCGTTCCGACGGCATCCGATGTCGATGCCATCAACGAGGCCTGCCAGGACCCGGAGATCCCGCGGTGGACGACGGTCCCGAGCCCCTACACGCGCGAGCACGCCGAGGATTTCGTCGGCTCCGTCGCCGGTGGGTGGGCGGAGGAGAAGGACTTCGTGTGGGCGATCCGCGCCGACGGCCGCCTCGTGGGGATGATCGGTCTGCACCACGTGAACCCGGACCCGGCCGGAACGGACGCCGAGATCGGATTCTGGGTGGTCTCCGATGCCCGGGGGAAGGGCTATCTCACGGAGGCGGCGCGCACGGTCATCGACTGGGCGTTCACCGACCGCGGCATGGTGCGGCTCGGGTGGAGGGCGGTCGCGGGGAACATCCCGTCGGCTCGCACCGCGAGGACGCTCGGCTTCCACTACGAGGGACTGCAGCGCCAGGCGCTCACAGGACCACGTGGTCGCGACGACGGCTGGTTCGCCGGTCTGCTGGCGAGCGACGACCGCACACCCGTCGACTGGCCGGTGCTGAGCTGA
- the ribA gene encoding GTP cyclohydrolase II, whose translation MSLATIPAALDALRAGRPVIVADDENRENEGDVILSAELATPEWVAWTVRWSSGFICAPMPTDLADQLNLPPMVEANEDARSTAYTVSVDAAEGVTTGISAHDRAHTLNVLANPDSTSTSIIRPGHILPLRAVDGGVRERSGHTEAAVELMKLAGLRPVGAIAEVVAEDGSMMRLPGLIELGERDDVPVITIEQLIAHLNEVDPRDAAAPASGTGKRRVSLRADATVPTEHGTFRFLAYKDRVTGTDHIAVVKGEVGETALVRVHSECLTGEAFGSLKCECGPQLDAALDAIEQDGGVVIYMRGHEGRGIGLINKLRAYSLQEEGLDTVDANLALGLPADAREYAAAAGILSDLGVTKVRLLTNNTDKVKQLRELGLDVVEQVPLIVGVGPNNHQYLETKRDRMGHIIGEAELAEALANGKDKA comes from the coding sequence ATGAGCCTTGCCACCATCCCCGCGGCCCTGGACGCCCTGCGCGCCGGCCGTCCCGTGATCGTCGCGGACGACGAGAACCGCGAGAACGAGGGCGACGTCATCCTGTCCGCCGAGCTCGCGACGCCCGAGTGGGTGGCGTGGACGGTTCGCTGGTCCTCCGGGTTCATCTGCGCCCCGATGCCCACCGACCTCGCCGACCAGCTGAACCTTCCGCCGATGGTCGAGGCCAACGAGGACGCCCGCTCAACCGCGTACACGGTCAGCGTGGATGCCGCGGAGGGCGTGACCACCGGCATCAGCGCGCACGACCGCGCGCACACGCTCAACGTCCTGGCGAACCCCGACTCGACCTCCACGAGCATCATCCGTCCAGGACACATCCTGCCGCTGCGCGCCGTCGACGGCGGCGTGCGTGAACGCAGCGGTCATACCGAGGCGGCCGTCGAGCTCATGAAGCTGGCCGGGCTCCGGCCGGTGGGCGCGATCGCGGAGGTCGTCGCCGAGGACGGCAGCATGATGCGCCTGCCCGGCCTCATCGAGCTGGGCGAACGCGATGATGTTCCGGTGATCACGATCGAGCAGCTCATCGCCCACCTGAACGAGGTCGATCCGCGCGATGCCGCGGCTCCCGCATCCGGCACGGGCAAGCGCCGGGTGAGCCTCCGTGCGGACGCGACCGTCCCGACCGAGCACGGCACGTTCCGCTTCCTCGCGTACAAGGACCGCGTCACGGGCACCGACCACATCGCAGTCGTCAAGGGAGAGGTGGGCGAGACCGCACTCGTGCGCGTGCACTCCGAGTGCCTGACCGGTGAGGCGTTCGGCTCGCTGAAGTGCGAGTGCGGTCCGCAGCTGGATGCCGCACTCGACGCGATCGAGCAGGACGGCGGCGTCGTCATCTACATGCGCGGTCACGAGGGTCGGGGCATCGGGCTCATCAACAAGCTGCGCGCCTACAGCCTGCAGGAGGAGGGGCTCGACACCGTCGACGCCAACCTCGCGCTCGGCCTCCCAGCCGACGCCCGCGAGTACGCGGCGGCCGCCGGCATCCTCAGCGACCTCGGCGTCACCAAGGTTCGCCTGCTCACCAACAACACCGACAAGGTCAAGCAGCTCCGCGAGCTCGGACTGGACGTCGTCGAGCAGGTGCCGCTGATCGTGGGCGTCGGACCGAACAACCACCAGTACCTCGAGACCAAGCGCGACCGGATGGGTCACATCATCGGAGAGGCGGAGCTCGCAGAGGCTCTCGCCAACGGAAAGGACAAGGCATGA
- the mfd gene encoding transcription-repair coupling factor: MTVPGILRALEEASLYRDALTWAQTDADLGLVDGLDAPALAGLLDRRAQSGKPASLLVVAPTGRRAESLAQALEAYLPDAEILGFPAWETLPHERLSPSPDTVGRRLETLRRITQWSGERPLVVVASVRAALQPIAGNLGDAAPLELTLGGRGIELEHAVEQLVERAYTRVDMVSRRGEFAVRGGILDVFPAASEHPYRVEFFGDEVDQIRAFSVADQRSLPGDVDRVELPASRELLLTADVRERARALVGAFPAIAGMLEKMAEGIPVEGMESLLPAVAGPLVSLVEYFPEGSATALVDPERSTNRAQSLGDTNREFLDAAWSAATSGASAPIDLGAGDFLTVAQLREVVAERDGVFWRLSPFATDDTDAENIDASIIPSFHGNVDGAIAFVDARVADGWRVVVIASGAGLVERARDVLSDRGVAARIVESLDDAPAAGVATLVTGSVESGFQVPEAKLAVLTDNEFYGRTIGGDQRVVKKLASRRKNVVDPLQLKPGDHVVHSTHGIARFVEMTQREVSTGGRNATKTTRDYLVLEYAPSKRGYPGDKLYVPTDQLDLLSKYVGGEAPVLSKMGGSDWSAAKGKARKAVRDIAVELVKLYSARMSAKGHAFGPDTPWQRELEEAFPFAETPDQLQTIDEIKADMERPIPMDRLLSGDVGFGKTEVAVRAAFKAIQDGKQVAMLVPTTLLVKQHLETFTERFAGFPVKVRPLSRFQSDKEVRLTLQGLIDGSVDMVIGTHRILTDQVMFKDLGLMIIDEEQRFGVEHKDALKKMKTNVDILAMSATPIPRTLEMAVTGIREMSTLQTPPEDRHPILSFVGARSDKQIAAAIRREILREGQVFFVHNRVQSIQRIASELAELVPEARIAVAHGKMGEHQLEQVVDDFWERKYDVLVCTTIVETGLDISNANTIIIDRADKYGLSQLHQLRGRVGRGRERAYAYFLYDDGKELSETAADRLQTIAINNDLGSGMQVALKDLELRGAGNLLGAEQAGHIAGVGFDLYLRMIGEAVATFRGEETETGTELRMELPVDARIPETYIDSERLRLEAYQKLSAASAATAKDDAIDLVREELVDRYGTPPDEVEGLFAIARLRRRAAKAGLADVVAMGSNLRVAPARLEDSMKVRLQRLYPNAKLVGGGEALVVPLPRPGGEAPTDAGLLEWVAQLFTALFPEPVPAAS, translated from the coding sequence GTGACTGTTCCGGGGATTCTGCGCGCCTTGGAAGAGGCGTCTCTGTATCGCGACGCCTTGACCTGGGCGCAGACCGACGCCGACCTCGGCCTGGTCGACGGTCTCGACGCGCCCGCGCTCGCCGGGCTGCTCGATCGACGGGCGCAGAGCGGGAAGCCCGCTTCGCTGCTCGTCGTGGCACCCACCGGGCGCCGTGCCGAGTCGCTCGCGCAGGCGCTGGAGGCCTACCTCCCGGATGCCGAGATCCTCGGCTTCCCCGCATGGGAGACCCTCCCGCACGAGCGGCTGAGCCCGAGCCCCGACACGGTCGGTCGACGGCTCGAGACCCTGCGCCGCATCACGCAATGGTCCGGAGAGCGTCCGCTCGTCGTGGTGGCATCCGTGCGGGCGGCCCTGCAGCCCATCGCCGGCAACCTCGGCGACGCCGCACCGCTCGAACTCACCCTCGGCGGACGCGGCATCGAACTCGAGCACGCCGTCGAGCAGCTCGTCGAGCGCGCCTACACCCGCGTCGACATGGTGTCGCGGCGCGGCGAGTTCGCCGTCCGAGGCGGCATCCTCGACGTCTTCCCCGCCGCGTCGGAGCATCCCTACCGCGTGGAGTTCTTCGGCGACGAGGTCGACCAGATCCGCGCGTTCTCGGTCGCCGATCAGCGTTCGCTCCCGGGTGACGTCGATCGGGTCGAGCTGCCCGCGAGCCGCGAGCTGCTGCTCACCGCCGACGTGCGCGAGCGGGCCCGAGCACTCGTGGGCGCTTTCCCCGCCATCGCGGGGATGCTGGAGAAGATGGCCGAGGGCATCCCGGTCGAGGGCATGGAGTCGCTGCTGCCGGCGGTCGCCGGTCCGCTCGTGTCGCTCGTGGAATACTTCCCCGAGGGTTCGGCCACCGCACTGGTCGATCCAGAGCGCTCGACGAACAGGGCGCAGAGCCTCGGCGACACGAACCGCGAGTTCCTGGACGCGGCGTGGAGCGCCGCCACCTCGGGCGCATCGGCACCGATCGACCTGGGCGCCGGCGACTTCCTCACGGTCGCGCAGCTGCGCGAGGTCGTCGCCGAGCGCGATGGAGTCTTCTGGCGCCTGAGCCCGTTCGCGACGGACGACACGGATGCCGAGAACATCGACGCTTCGATCATCCCGTCCTTCCACGGCAACGTCGACGGGGCGATCGCGTTCGTCGACGCGCGCGTCGCCGACGGCTGGCGGGTCGTGGTCATCGCCTCCGGTGCCGGGCTTGTCGAACGCGCACGCGACGTGCTCAGCGACCGCGGTGTCGCGGCGCGCATCGTGGAGAGCCTGGACGACGCGCCGGCGGCGGGGGTCGCGACGCTCGTCACCGGATCGGTCGAGAGCGGCTTCCAGGTACCGGAGGCGAAGCTCGCCGTCCTCACCGACAACGAGTTCTACGGTCGGACGATCGGCGGCGACCAGCGCGTCGTCAAGAAGCTCGCGTCGCGGCGCAAGAACGTCGTCGACCCGCTGCAGCTGAAGCCGGGCGATCACGTGGTGCACTCCACGCACGGCATCGCCAGATTCGTGGAGATGACCCAGCGCGAGGTCTCCACCGGCGGCCGCAACGCCACCAAGACCACGCGCGACTACCTCGTCCTCGAGTACGCGCCATCCAAGCGCGGCTACCCCGGCGACAAGCTCTACGTGCCCACCGATCAGCTCGACCTGCTGTCGAAGTACGTCGGCGGCGAGGCCCCTGTGCTGTCCAAGATGGGCGGCAGCGACTGGTCGGCGGCGAAGGGCAAGGCGCGTAAGGCGGTCCGCGACATCGCGGTCGAGCTCGTGAAGCTGTACTCGGCGCGGATGTCGGCAAAGGGACACGCGTTCGGACCCGACACGCCGTGGCAGCGCGAGCTGGAGGAGGCGTTCCCGTTCGCCGAGACGCCCGACCAGCTGCAGACGATCGACGAGATCAAGGCCGACATGGAACGGCCCATCCCGATGGACCGCCTGCTGTCGGGGGATGTCGGCTTCGGCAAGACCGAGGTCGCCGTCCGCGCCGCGTTCAAGGCGATCCAGGACGGCAAGCAGGTGGCGATGCTCGTCCCGACGACGCTGCTGGTGAAGCAGCACCTCGAGACGTTCACCGAGCGCTTCGCCGGGTTCCCGGTCAAGGTGCGTCCGCTGTCGCGCTTCCAGAGCGACAAGGAGGTCCGCCTGACGCTGCAGGGCCTGATCGACGGTTCGGTCGACATGGTCATCGGCACGCACCGCATCCTCACCGACCAGGTGATGTTCAAGGATCTCGGCCTCATGATCATCGACGAGGAGCAGCGCTTCGGCGTCGAGCACAAGGATGCGCTCAAGAAGATGAAGACGAACGTCGACATCCTCGCGATGAGCGCGACGCCGATCCCGCGGACGCTCGAGATGGCTGTCACCGGCATCCGCGAGATGTCGACCCTGCAGACGCCGCCGGAGGACCGGCATCCGATCCTCTCCTTCGTCGGTGCGCGCAGCGACAAGCAGATCGCCGCGGCGATCCGGCGCGAGATCCTCCGCGAGGGCCAGGTCTTCTTCGTCCACAACCGCGTGCAGTCCATCCAGCGGATCGCGAGCGAGCTCGCCGAACTCGTCCCGGAGGCCCGGATCGCCGTCGCACACGGCAAGATGGGCGAGCACCAGCTGGAGCAGGTCGTCGACGACTTCTGGGAGCGCAAGTACGACGTGCTCGTGTGCACGACGATCGTCGAGACGGGCCTCGACATCTCCAACGCGAACACGATCATCATCGACCGTGCGGACAAGTACGGTCTCAGTCAGCTGCACCAGCTCCGCGGCCGCGTCGGCCGAGGCCGTGAGCGCGCATACGCCTACTTCCTCTACGACGACGGCAAAGAGCTGTCCGAGACGGCGGCCGATCGGCTGCAGACCATCGCGATCAACAATGACCTCGGCTCCGGCATGCAGGTCGCCCTGAAGGATCTCGAGCTGCGCGGTGCGGGCAATCTGCTCGGCGCCGAGCAGGCCGGTCACATCGCCGGGGTCGGATTCGACCTCTACCTGCGCATGATCGGCGAGGCGGTGGCGACGTTCCGCGGAGAGGAGACGGAGACCGGCACCGAGCTGCGTATGGAGCTGCCGGTGGACGCCCGCATCCCCGAGACGTACATCGACAGCGAGCGGCTGCGCCTGGAGGCCTATCAGAAGCTCTCCGCGGCGTCGGCCGCGACGGCCAAGGACGATGCCATCGACCTCGTGCGCGAGGAGCTCGTCGACCGCTACGGGACGCCGCCGGACGAGGTCGAAGGACTGTTCGCTATCGCGCGCCTGCGCCGACGCGCCGCCAAGGCCGGCCTCGCGGACGTCGTGGCGATGGGCTCGAACCTCCGCGTCGCGCCAGCGCGCCTCGAGGACTCGATGAAGGTGCGCCTGCAGCGCCTGTATCCGAACGCCAAGCTGGTCGGCGGGGGAGAAGCGCTCGTCGTGCCGCTGCCGCGCCCCGGTGGCGAGGCGCCGACGGATGCCGGACTGCTGGAGTGGGTCGCTCAGCTCTTCACGGCACTGTTCCCCGAGCCGGTGCCCGCGGCATCCTGA
- a CDS encoding glycoside hydrolase family 35 protein — protein MTTFSIGDTDFVRDGAPHRILSGALHYFRVHPDQWQDRIRKARLMGLNTIETYVAWNAHEPRRGEWDATGWNDLGRFLDLITAEGMDAIVRPGPYICAEWRNGGLPTWVDADERTLRSSDPAYLADVTGFLRRVYEIVAPRQIHRGGSVVLVQIENEYGAYGSDKAYLEELVRVTRGAGIEVPLTTVDQPTDRMLADGSLPELHRTGSFGSRSAERLETLRRHQQTGPLMCSEFWDGWFDWWGGVHHTTDVAATAAELDTLLAAGASVNIYMFHGGTNFGLTNGANHKGRYLPLVTSYDYDAPLDEAGNPTAKYFALRDVIAKYAPVPAEVPPPARPAPAFTAQLTAAGTWTDVEANGMPADEPTSFDDLGHLSALVRYDAELPEGFGGGILRWEEEIRDLAWVSVDGQHVGTLSRTRHDRAVTLPAGRRVSILVEDQGRVNYDHRLGEHKGMIVAPLLDGASLRGWTSTPLDVAEIAERVATGPAPAGEGPVAYTAEFRLDAASDLFLDTALWSKGYAFVNGFFLGRYWRNGPQRTLFVPEPATRTGANRLVVLELENLLEPIASFVAEAALGDLSE, from the coding sequence GTGACCACCTTCTCCATCGGCGACACCGACTTCGTCCGCGACGGCGCACCCCACCGCATCCTGTCCGGGGCGCTGCACTACTTCCGTGTGCACCCCGACCAGTGGCAGGACCGCATCCGCAAGGCCCGGCTGATGGGGCTGAACACGATCGAGACGTACGTCGCCTGGAACGCCCACGAGCCGCGCCGGGGCGAGTGGGACGCCACGGGATGGAACGACCTCGGCCGCTTCCTCGACCTGATCACTGCCGAGGGCATGGACGCGATCGTGCGCCCCGGTCCGTACATCTGCGCCGAGTGGCGCAATGGCGGCCTGCCGACCTGGGTCGACGCGGACGAGCGCACGCTTCGATCCTCTGATCCGGCGTACCTTGCCGACGTCACCGGGTTCCTCCGGCGCGTGTACGAGATCGTCGCTCCTCGCCAGATCCACCGCGGCGGATCGGTCGTGCTCGTGCAGATCGAGAACGAGTACGGGGCCTACGGGTCGGACAAGGCGTACCTCGAAGAACTCGTCCGCGTGACCCGCGGCGCCGGAATCGAGGTGCCGCTCACCACCGTGGATCAGCCGACCGACCGCATGCTCGCCGACGGCAGTCTCCCCGAGCTGCACAGGACCGGCTCGTTCGGCTCCCGCAGCGCTGAGCGCCTGGAGACGCTGCGGCGGCACCAGCAGACCGGCCCGCTGATGTGCTCGGAGTTCTGGGACGGCTGGTTCGACTGGTGGGGCGGCGTGCACCACACCACCGACGTCGCAGCCACGGCCGCCGAACTCGACACCCTGCTCGCGGCTGGTGCCTCGGTCAACATCTACATGTTCCACGGCGGCACCAACTTCGGCCTCACGAACGGCGCCAACCACAAGGGCCGCTACCTCCCGCTGGTCACCTCGTACGACTACGACGCACCGCTCGACGAAGCGGGCAACCCGACGGCGAAGTACTTCGCGCTGCGCGACGTCATCGCGAAGTACGCCCCCGTCCCCGCCGAGGTTCCGCCTCCTGCTCGGCCCGCCCCCGCGTTCACAGCGCAGCTGACTGCGGCAGGCACATGGACGGATGTCGAGGCGAACGGCATGCCGGCCGATGAGCCGACCTCGTTCGACGACCTCGGCCACCTGAGCGCACTCGTGCGCTACGACGCCGAGCTGCCGGAGGGCTTCGGCGGCGGCATCCTCCGATGGGAGGAGGAGATCCGCGACCTCGCGTGGGTCAGCGTCGACGGGCAGCACGTCGGAACGCTCTCGCGCACGCGTCACGATCGCGCGGTCACCCTCCCGGCCGGACGACGGGTCAGCATCCTCGTCGAGGATCAGGGGCGGGTGAACTACGACCACCGGCTCGGCGAGCACAAGGGCATGATCGTCGCTCCCCTGCTGGACGGCGCGTCGCTGCGCGGCTGGACCTCCACGCCGCTGGATGTGGCGGAGATCGCCGAACGAGTCGCCACAGGTCCTGCCCCGGCCGGAGAAGGACCCGTCGCCTACACGGCAGAATTCAGGTTGGATGCCGCATCCGACCTGTTCCTCGATACGGCGCTGTGGAGCAAGGGCTACGCGTTCGTCAACGGATTCTTCCTCGGCCGCTACTGGCGCAACGGACCGCAGCGGACCCTCTTCGTCCCGGAGCCGGCGACGCGCACCGGAGCGAACCGGCTCGTCGTGCTCGAGCTCGAGAACCTGCTCGAGCCGATCGCGTCCTTCGTCGCCGAGGCTGCCCTCGGCGACCTCAGCGAGTGA
- a CDS encoding riboflavin synthase: MFTGIITEIGEITAIAPSGDGWRLTVRAPGAASDAVHGESIAVSGVCLTVVDSTPETFDADVMKQTLDVSALAAAAVGSRVNIEKAMPVGARLGGHIVQGHVDGIGRIAEVRPGDQWSVLRIALPAELAPLVVDKGSISIDGTSLTVSAVSDAGATEHWLEVSLIPETLTATTLGGRIVGDVVNLETDILARHVERLLAFRPAPEGGSR, encoded by the coding sequence ATGTTCACCGGAATCATCACCGAGATCGGCGAGATCACCGCCATCGCACCGTCCGGAGACGGCTGGCGCCTGACCGTCCGGGCGCCGGGCGCGGCCTCCGACGCCGTGCACGGCGAGTCCATCGCGGTCTCGGGCGTCTGCCTCACGGTCGTCGACTCGACGCCGGAGACCTTCGACGCGGATGTCATGAAGCAGACGCTCGACGTCTCCGCGCTGGCCGCGGCAGCCGTCGGCTCTCGCGTCAACATCGAGAAGGCGATGCCGGTCGGCGCCCGCCTCGGTGGACACATCGTCCAGGGGCATGTGGACGGCATCGGCCGCATCGCCGAGGTCCGCCCCGGCGATCAGTGGAGCGTGCTCCGCATCGCGCTGCCGGCAGAACTCGCCCCTCTCGTGGTCGACAAGGGATCCATCTCGATCGACGGCACGTCGCTCACCGTCAGCGCCGTGAGCGACGCCGGCGCGACCGAGCACTGGCTCGAGGTCTCGCTGATCCCCGAGACGCTCACCGCCACCACTCTCGGCGGCCGGATCGTCGGCGACGTCGTCAATCTCGAAACCGACATCCTGGCCCGTCATGTCGAGCGCCTGCTCGCATTCCGCCCTGCTCCGGAAGGAGGCTCGCGATGA
- the ribD gene encoding bifunctional diaminohydroxyphosphoribosylaminopyrimidine deaminase/5-amino-6-(5-phosphoribosylamino)uracil reductase RibD: MAVTEAERRAMTRALELAVRGPRGANPQVGAVLLSPDGDVIAEGWHRGAGTAHAEVDALSHLTSGASRGTTAVVTLEPCNHTGRTGPCALALIEAGVSRVVYALDDPGDTSGGGAERLRAAGIEVESGEQADAARTVIADWLTAQRLGRPHVTVKWAQSLDGRAAADDGSSQWITGPEARADVHRRRAASDAIAVGTGTVLADDPSLTARDGDALLPHQPVPVVIGAREIPETAALHRHPHELLRFETHDLEAVVRDLHERGVQRLFVEGGPTLASAFIRAGLADEILTYIAPVLLGGSRLALTDIGVESIAQARRLLVDERLQLGADLLVIAHPEDADTAREEGS, from the coding sequence ATGGCAGTGACCGAGGCGGAGCGCCGGGCGATGACCCGCGCCCTCGAGCTCGCCGTCCGCGGACCTCGGGGCGCGAACCCGCAGGTCGGGGCCGTGCTGCTCTCCCCCGATGGCGACGTGATCGCCGAAGGGTGGCACCGTGGAGCGGGAACCGCGCACGCGGAGGTCGACGCGCTCTCGCATCTCACTTCAGGCGCGAGCCGCGGTACCACCGCCGTCGTCACACTCGAGCCCTGCAACCACACCGGCCGCACCGGCCCCTGCGCCCTGGCACTGATCGAGGCCGGAGTCAGCCGCGTCGTATACGCGCTCGATGACCCGGGCGACACGTCCGGAGGCGGCGCCGAGCGCCTGCGCGCCGCCGGCATCGAGGTCGAATCCGGCGAGCAGGCGGATGCCGCGCGCACCGTCATCGCCGACTGGCTGACTGCACAGCGCCTCGGTCGTCCGCACGTGACCGTGAAGTGGGCGCAGAGCCTCGACGGCCGCGCCGCCGCGGACGACGGCAGCAGTCAGTGGATCACCGGTCCTGAGGCCCGCGCCGATGTGCACCGGCGGCGCGCGGCATCCGATGCGATCGCCGTCGGCACCGGCACCGTGCTCGCCGACGACCCGTCTCTCACGGCACGGGACGGCGACGCGCTGTTGCCTCATCAGCCCGTCCCCGTCGTGATCGGTGCGCGCGAGATCCCCGAGACCGCCGCCCTGCACCGCCACCCGCACGAGCTGCTGAGGTTCGAGACACATGATCTCGAGGCGGTGGTGCGCGACCTGCACGAACGAGGCGTCCAGCGCCTGTTCGTCGAGGGCGGCCCGACACTCGCGAGCGCGTTCATCAGGGCCGGGCTGGCCGACGAGATCCTCACCTACATCGCGCCGGTCCTGCTCGGCGGCAGCCGTCTCGCGCTCACCGACATCGGCGTGGAGTCGATCGCGCAGGCCAGACGCCTCCTCGTCGACGAGCGTCTGCAGCTCGGCGCCGACCTGCTCGTCATCGCACACCCGGAAGACGCGGACACCGCGAGGGAAGAAGGAAGCTGA
- the ribH gene encoding 6,7-dimethyl-8-ribityllumazine synthase: MSGAGAPTPQEPLDATGLDVVIIAGTWHDTITDGLIAGAERTLTAAHATHRLVRVPGSFELALAAQAAFAGGADAVVALGVIIRGGTPHFEYVSAATTDGLTRVSLDAGKPVGFGVLTLDDEKQGLDRAGLPGSKEDKGAEAADAAIRTALLVKQLRG, translated from the coding sequence ATGAGCGGCGCAGGAGCCCCCACCCCGCAGGAGCCGCTCGACGCGACCGGCCTGGACGTCGTGATCATCGCCGGAACCTGGCACGACACGATCACCGACGGGCTGATCGCCGGCGCCGAGCGCACCCTCACGGCAGCGCACGCGACGCATCGACTCGTCCGCGTGCCAGGGTCGTTCGAGCTGGCCCTCGCCGCACAGGCCGCCTTCGCCGGTGGAGCCGATGCCGTCGTGGCCCTGGGCGTCATCATCCGCGGCGGTACGCCGCACTTCGAGTACGTGTCCGCCGCGACGACCGACGGGCTGACCCGCGTATCACTGGATGCCGGAAAGCCGGTCGGTTTCGGCGTCCTCACCCTGGACGACGAGAAGCAGGGCCTGGATCGGGCGGGGCTTCCCGGGTCCAAGGAGGACAAGGGCGCCGAGGCCGCGGATGCCGCCATCCGCACCGCCCTGCTCGTGAAGCAGCTGCGCGGCTGA
- a CDS encoding Fpg/Nei family DNA glycosylase — protein MPEMPEVQGLVDFLGERAAGRTITKTSVGAIAALKTFDPPNTALHGATISAAARHGKFIDLTCGSDLHLVFHLAKAGWLRWYEALPTTLIRPGKSTIALRVALDDGSGFDLTEAGTKKSLAVYVVRDPREVPGIARLGPDPLDPSFTRDVFAGMLDGRRMQIKGLLRDQGVIAGIGNAYSDEILHAARMSPYAIAGTLGDDEIDRLFTALQETLREAVTAASGKPPADLKDAKRRGMQVHARRGEACPVCGDEVRSVFFADRSLEYCPTCQTGGKVLADRRLSRLLK, from the coding sequence ATGCCTGAGATGCCGGAGGTCCAGGGACTCGTCGACTTCCTCGGCGAGCGCGCCGCAGGTCGGACGATCACGAAGACGAGCGTCGGCGCGATCGCCGCACTGAAGACGTTCGATCCGCCGAACACGGCGCTGCACGGTGCGACCATCTCCGCAGCGGCGCGACACGGCAAGTTCATCGATCTGACGTGCGGGAGCGATCTGCATCTCGTCTTCCACCTCGCCAAGGCGGGGTGGCTGCGCTGGTACGAGGCTCTTCCGACCACGCTGATCAGGCCGGGCAAGAGCACGATCGCGTTGCGCGTCGCACTCGACGACGGCAGCGGATTCGATCTGACCGAGGCCGGCACCAAGAAGTCCCTCGCGGTGTACGTGGTGCGCGACCCCCGGGAGGTCCCCGGCATCGCGCGCCTCGGGCCCGACCCGCTCGATCCGTCGTTCACGCGGGATGTGTTCGCCGGGATGCTGGACGGTCGGCGCATGCAGATCAAGGGGCTCCTTCGCGATCAGGGCGTGATCGCGGGCATCGGGAACGCCTACTCCGATGAGATCCTGCACGCGGCACGCATGTCCCCGTACGCGATCGCCGGCACGCTCGGCGACGACGAGATCGACAGGCTGTTCACCGCGCTGCAGGAGACGCTGCGCGAGGCCGTCACCGCCGCGTCCGGCAAACCACCGGCCGATCTCAAGGACGCCAAACGACGCGGCATGCAGGTGCACGCGCGCCGCGGCGAGGCGTGCCCGGTGTGCGGCGACGAGGTGCGCAGTGTGTTCTTCGCCGACCGTTCGCTGGAGTACTGCCCGACCTGTCAGACCGGGGGCAAGGTCCTCGCCGATCGCCGGCTGTCTCGGCTGCTGAAATGA
- a CDS encoding Fe-S protein, translating to METLRHIVLFIHLIGFATLFGAWAAQAFGGKRQFGKIMEYGLLIAGVAGLALAAPWGLPEGAEMNYVKIGTKLVILIAIGGLVGAGLSRQKRGAAVPPALFWLVGILTATNAAIAVLWR from the coding sequence ATGGAGACCCTGCGGCACATCGTCCTGTTCATCCACCTGATCGGTTTCGCAACGCTGTTCGGCGCCTGGGCGGCGCAGGCGTTCGGCGGCAAGCGCCAGTTCGGCAAGATCATGGAGTACGGGCTGCTGATCGCCGGTGTCGCCGGGCTCGCCCTCGCGGCGCCCTGGGGGCTGCCGGAAGGCGCCGAGATGAACTACGTGAAGATCGGCACCAAGCTCGTCATCCTGATCGCGATCGGCGGACTGGTCGGCGCCGGGCTGTCGCGGCAGAAGCGCGGAGCCGCGGTTCCGCCCGCGCTGTTCTGGCTCGTCGGAATCCTCACCGCCACGAACGCCGCCATCGCGGTGCTCTGGCGCTGA